In the genome of Brachionichthys hirsutus isolate HB-005 chromosome 23, CSIRO-AGI_Bhir_v1, whole genome shotgun sequence, one region contains:
- the supt16h gene encoding FACT complex subunit SPT16: MAVNLDKDAYYRRIKRLYTNWKKGEDEFGKIDAIVVSVGVDEEIVYAKSTAVQTWLFGYELTDTIMVFCDTKIIFLASKKKVDFLKQVAITKGNENANGVPPITLLTREKNESNKGNFDKMIEAIRGSKEGKKVGIFSKDKFPGEYMKSWNDTITAEGLEKVDISAVVAYTIAVKEDGELGLMKKAAAITSEVYSKFFKERVMEIVDADEKVRHSKLAESVEKAIEEKKYLGGADPTTVEMCYPPIIQSGGNYSLKFSVVSDKNHMHFGAITCAMGIRYKSYCSNLVRTLMVDPPQEMQDNYNFLLLVEEELLKQLKHGVKICDAYNAVLEYVKKEKADLVAKLTKNLGFAMGIEFREGSLVLNAKNQFKLKKGMVLSISLGFADLVNKEGKKEEQKKYALFIGDSVQINEEEAATILTPVKKKIKNVGIFLKNDDEDDDDEDGDDAEELLGKGARSAALLADRTRNEMTAEEKRRAHQKELANHLNEEAKRRLTEQKGEQQTLKARKSNVSYKNVSQMPREKDIREMKIFIDKKYETVIMPVFGIATPFHIATIKNISMSVEGDYTYLRINFYVPGTYLGRQEGNIFPNPDATFVKEITYRASNLKVPGDTSVPSTNLQNAFRIIKEVQKRYKTREAEEKEKEGIVKQDSLVINLNRSNPKLKDLYIRPNIAQKRMQGSLEAHTNGFRFTSVRGDKVDILYNNIKHAVFQPCDGEMIIVLHFHLKNAIMFGKRRHTDVQFYTEVGEITTDLGKHQHMHDRDDLYAEQMEREMRHKLKSAFKNFIEKVETLTKEELEFEVPFRDLGFQGAPYRSTCLLQPTSSSLVNVTEWPPFVVTLDEVELVHFERVQFHLKNFDVVIVYKDYNKKVTMINAVPVNSLDPIKEWLNSCDIKYTEGVQSLNWTKIMKTIVDDPEGFFEQGGWSFLDPEGEGSGAEEDSESEMEDETFNPSADEEEEEAGEDSDEDYDSETEDSDYSEEVGSEEESGKDWDELEEEARKADRESHYEDEDTSTSKKRKVRPSAPPPSKKKRRT; this comes from the exons ATGGCGGTAAACCTGGATAAGGACGCGTACTACCGCCGGATCAAGCGTTTATACACGAACTGGAAG AAAGGAGAAGATGAGTTTGGCAAAATTGACGCCATTGTTGTGTCCGTGGGAGTGGACGAGGAAATCGTGTATGCCAAATCCACAGCCGTTCAG ACGTGGCTCTTCGGCTACGAGCTGACGGACACGATCATGGTGTTTTGCGACACCAAAATCATCTTCCTCGCCAGCAAGAAGAAGGTGGATTTTCTCAAGCAAGTTGCGATAACAAAAGGCAACGAGAACGCCAACGGCGTCCCGCCCATCACGCTGCTCACCAGGGAAAAG AATGaaagcaacaaaggcaacttcgACAAGATGATCGAGGCAATCCGAGGCAGCAAAGAGGGCAAGAAGGTGGGAATCTTCAGCAAGGACAAGTTCCCCGGCGAGTACATGAAGAGCTGGAACGACACGATCACAGCCGAGGGGCTGGAGAAG GTGGACATCAGCGCCGTGGTCGCGTACACGATCGCGGTGAAGGAGGACGGCGAGCTGGGCCTGATGAAGAAGGCGGCGGCCATCACCAGTGAGGTTTATTCCAAATTCTTCAAGGAGCGAGTGATGGAGATTGTTGACGCAGACgag AAAGTGCGCCACAGCAAGCTGGCCGAGTCTGTCGAGAAGGCCATCGAGGAGAAGAAGTACCTGGGCGGTGCCGATCCGACCACGGTGGAGATGTGTTATCCTCCCATCATCCAGAGCGGCGGCAACTACAGCCTCAAGTTCAGCGTCGTCAG CGATAAGAACCACATGCACTTCGGCGCCATCACCTGCGCCATGGGAATCCGCTACAAATCGTACTGCTCTAACCTGGTGCGCACCCTCATGGTGGaccccccccaggagatgcaGGACAACTacaacttcctgctgctggtggaagAGGAGCTGCTCAAACAGCTGAAGCACG GTGTCAAAATATGCGACGCCTACAACGCCGTTCTTGAGTatgtgaagaaggagaaggcGGACCTCGTAGCAAAGCTGACCAAAAACCTGGG ATTTGCGATGGGAATCGAGTTCAGAGAAGGATCTTTGGTCCTGAACGCCAAAAACCAGTTCAAACTGAAAAAAG GGATGGTGTTGAGCATCAGTCTCGGGTTCGCTGACCTCGTGAACAAAGAAGGCaagaaagaggagcagaagaaaTACGCCTTGTTTATCGGCGACTCTGTACAGATCAACGAG GAAGAAGCCGCCACGATACTCACGCcggtgaagaagaagatcaaaaATGTTGGCATCTTCTTGAAG AATGACGACGAGGATGACGACGACGAGGACGGAGACGACGCCGAGGAGCTGCTGGGGAAGGGAGCGCGCAGCGCCGCCCTGCTGGCAGACAGAACCAGG AACGAGATGACGGCGGAGGAGAAGAGGCGGGCCCACCAGAAGGAGCTGGCCAATCATCTGAACGAAGAGGCCAAGCGCCGTCTGACGGAGCAGAAAGGAGAGCAGCAGACTCTGAa gGCCAGGAAGTCCAACGTGTCCTACAAGAACGTCTCGCAGATGCCCAGAGAAAAGGACATCAGAGAAATGAAGATCTTCATCGACAAGAAGTACGAGACGGTCATCATGCCCGTTTTCGGCATCGCCACGCCGTTCCACATCGCCACCATCAAG AACATCAGCATGTCGGTGGAAGGAGACTACACCTACCTGAGGATCAACTTCTACGTCCCCGGGACGTATCTGGGACGACAGGAGGGGAACATCTTCCCCAACCCGGACGCCACGTTCGTGAAGGAAAT cacGTACCGGGCGTCCAACCTGAAGGTCCCCGGCGACACCTCCGTGCCCTCCACCAACCTGCAGAACGCCTTCCGCATCATCAAGGAGGTGCAGAAGCGCTACAAGACGCGGGAGgccgaggagaaggagaaggagggcATCGTCAAGCAGGACTCGCTGGTCATCAACCTGAACCGCAGCAACCCGAAGCTCAAGGACCTCTACATCCGGCCCAACATCGCTCAGAAGAGGATGCAGGGCTCGCTGGAGGCGCACACCAacg GTTTCCGCTTCACGTCTGTCCGCGGCGACAAAGTCGACATTCTTTACAACAACATCAAGCACGCCGTCTTCCAGCCGTGCGACGGGGAGATGATCATCGTGCTGCACTTCCACCTCAAG AACGCCATCATGTTCGGGAAGCGGCGCCACACGGACGTCCAGTTCTACACGGAGGTCGGCGAGATCACCACGGACCTGGGCAAGCACCAGCACATGCACGACCGCGACGACCTCTACGCCGAGCAGATGGAGCGCGAGATGAGGCACAAGCTGAAGTCGGCCTTCAAGAACTTCATCGAGAAGGTGGAGACGCTGACCAAGGAGGAGCTGGAGTTCGAGGTTCCCTTCAGAGACctggg TTTCCAGGGCGCCCCCTACAGGAGCACCTGTCTGCTACAGCCGACGTCCAGCTCCCTCGTCAACGTCACCGAATGG CCGCCGTTCGTGGTGACGCTCGACGAGGTGGAGCTGGTCCACTTTGAGCGCGTGCAGTTCCACCTCAAGAACTTCGACGTGGTCATCGTCTACAAGGACTACAACAAGAAGGTCACCATGATCAACGCCGTCCCCGTCAACTCCCTGGATCCCATCAAGGAGTGGCTCAA CTCGTGCGACATCAAGTACACGGAAGGAGTCCAGTCTCTGAACTGGACCAAGATCATGAAGACCATCGTGGACGATCCCGAGGGCTTCTTCGAGCAGGGCGGCTGGTCGTTCTTGGACCCGGAGGGCGAG GGAAGCGGCGCGGAAGAAGATTCGGAGTCGGAAATGGAGGACGAAACGTTCAACCCGTCCgcggacgaagaggaggaggaggcgggggaagACAGCGATGAGGACTACGACTCTGAGACGGAGGACTCtg ATTACAGCGAGGAGGTcggcagcgaggaggagagcGGCAAAGACTGGgacgagctggaggaggaagccaGGAAAG CGGACAGAGAGAGCCACTACGAGGACGAAGACACCTCCACCAGTAAGAAGAGGAAGGTGCGGCCATCGGCCCCGCCGCCCAGCAAGAAGAAAAGGCGGACCTAA
- the LOC137911423 gene encoding LOW QUALITY PROTEIN: solute carrier family 12 member 6 (The sequence of the model RefSeq protein was modified relative to this genomic sequence to represent the inferred CDS: inserted 1 base in 1 codon; substituted 1 base at 1 genomic stop codon): MASVRFTVTPTKAEDLPGLSDTSPDIGCRSAARVRFGSKESVNRSEPLSEASGGATPDRSSLEQGEGNSKISSVYINNAHGADDDDFYDRNLALFEEEMDTRPKVSSLLSRLANYTNLTQGAKEHEEAEIIGEKKKASKSPQMGTFMGVYLPCLQNIFGVILFLRLTWVVGSAGVLQGLCIVFICCCCTMLTAISMSAIATNGVVPAGGAYFMISRSLGPEFGGAVGLCFYLGTTFAGALYILGAIEILLMYMAPKAAIFESKQPEGEGAAMLNNMRVYGSIFLLLMSLLVFVGVRYVNKLASIFLACVIVSIVSIYVGALVSAFKPPSFPVCLLGNRTISGHEVDDDRCAKTVLLPSVEPPEGAESNFTFVNESVAVGPTFDPSAAPALVERTTRIWKHFCSGSELNASCDEYFIANNFSEIDGIPGLASGVISENLWSAYLGKGDVVEKISLGSSPPDANAASTRHPYVFADITTSFTLLVGIFFPSVTGIMAGSNRSGDLKDAQRSIPIGTIFAILTTSIVYLSSVVLFGACIDGVVLRDKFGDSVRGNLVVGTLAWPSPWVIVIGSFFSTCGAGLQSLTGAPRLLQAIAKDNIIPFLRVFGHGKANGEPTWALLLTSLIAELGILIASLDLVAPILTMFFLMCYLFVNLACALQTLLRTPNWRPRFNYYHWSLSFLGMSICLALMFISSWYYAIVAMVIAGMIYKYIEYHGAEKEWGDGIRGLSLSAARYALLRLEEGPPHTKNWRPQVLVLLKLDEDAHVKSPRLLTFASQLKAGKGLTIVGTVVCGNFLQSYGEALAAEQTLKILMDKERVKGFYQCIVAQKPREGISHMIQSSGLGGMKPNTVVMGWPHAWRQSEDPQAWKTFINTVRVTTAAHLALLVPKNISLFPGNSEPCAEGYVDVWWIVHDGGMLMLLPFLLRQHKVWRKCGMRIFTVAQMEDNSIQMKKDLATFLYHLRIEAEVEVVEMHDSDISAYTYERTLMMEQRSQMLRQMRLSKSDREKERVRWSFDDVSWLDVAMXSVGVNTPDVSRGHEDGQEQGQGAQLVKDRNSMLRLTSIGSDDDDDTDGGERDRPAGGAGGGSSEHHRRVQMTWTKEKASQNRATHSGCSTPEGFRDMLSIRPDHSNVRRMHTAIKLNEVIVNKSHDARLVLLNMPGPPXNTEGDENYMEFLEVLTEGLERVLLVRGGGSEVITIYS, encoded by the exons ATGGCCTCGGTACGCTTCACCGTAACGCCCACCAAGGCGGAGGACCTGCCGGGGCTGTCGGACACGTCGCCCGACATCGGCTGCCGCTCCGCCGCCCGCGTGCGCTTCGGCTCCAAGGAGAGCGTCAACCGCAGCGAGCCGCTCAGCGAGGCGTCGGGCGGCGCGACGCCGGACCGCAGCAGTTTGGAGCAAG GTGAAGGAAATTCTAAAATCTCCAGCGTCTACATCAACAACGCTCACGGCGCGGACGATGACGACTTCTACGACCGCAATTTGGCCTTATTTGAG GAGGAAATGGACACTCGGCCGAAGGTGTCCTCTCTGCTCAGCCGTCTGGCCAACTACACCAACCTGACGCAGGGAGCCAAGGAGCACGAGGAGGCGGAGATCATCGGCGAGAAGAAGAAAGCCAGCAAG TCGCCACAGATGGGGACCTTCATGGGCGTTTACCTGCCTTGCCTCCAGAACATCTTCGGCGTCATCCTGTTCCTGCGGCTCACCTGGGTGGTCGGCTCTGCCGGCGTGCTGCAGGGCCTCTGCATCGTCTTCatatgctgctgctgc ACGATGCTGACGGCGATATCGATGAGTGCGATCGCTACCAACGGAGTCGTGCCAG cgggaGGTGCCTACTTCATGATCAGTCGCTCTCTGGGTCCAGAGTTTGGGGGGGCAGTGGGCCTTTGCTTCTACTTGGGCACCACCTTCGCCGGAGCGCTGTACATCCTCGGCGCCATCGAGATCCTTCTG ATGTACATGGCTCCTAAGGCGGCCATTTTCGAGTCGAAGCAGCCTGAAGGCGAAGGGGCGGCCATGTTGAACAACATGCGCGTTTACggctccatcttcctcctcctgatgtCCTTGCTGGTCTTCGTCGGCGTGCGCTACGTCAACAAGCTGGCCTCCATCTTTTTGGCCTGCGTCATCGTCTCCATCGTCTCCATCTACGTCGGCGCTCTGGTCTCCGCCTTCAAACCGCCAAGTTTCCC CGTTTGCCTGCTGGGGAACAGAACCATCAGCGGCCACGAAGTGGACGACGACCGCTGTGCGAAAACCGTCCTGCTGCCGAGCGTAGAACCACCGGAGGGCGCCGAGTCCAACTTCACCTTCGTCAACG aaaGCGTCGCCGTCGgcccgacctttgaccccagcgCCGCTCCTGCTCTGGTGGAGAGGACCACGAGGATTTGGAAGCACTTTTGCAGCGGCTCAGAACTCAACGCCTCCTGCGACGAATACTTCATCGCCAATAACTTCTCCGAGATCGACGGGATCCCCGGTCTGGCGAGCGGCGTCATTTCAG AGAACCTGTGGAGCGCCTACCTCGGCAAAGGGGACGTAGTGGAGAAAATCTCCCTTGGCTCCTCCCCTCCGGATGCAAACGCGGCATCCACTCGTCATCCCTACGTGTTTGCTGACATCACCACCTCCTTCACGCTGCTGGTGGGCATTTTCTTCCCGTCTGTCAcag GAATCATGGCCGGTTCCAACCGCTCCGGCGACCTGAAGGACGCCCAGCGCTCCATCCCCATCGGCACCATTTTCGCCATCCTCACCACGTCCATCGTCT ACCTGAGCAGCGTCGTTTTGTTCGGCGCCTGCATCGACGGCGTCGTCCTCAGAGACAAGTTCGGGGACTCCGTCAGGGGGAATTTGGTGGTGGGGACTCTCGCCTGGCCGTCTCCCTGGGTCATCGTGATTGGCTCCTTCTTTTCGACGTGTGGCGCGGGCCTCCAGTCGCTCACGGGGGCGCCGCGGCTGCTGCAGGCCATCGCCAAGGACAACATCATCCCCTTCCTCAGG GTCTTTGGCCACGGGAAGGCTAACGGGGAGCCTACATGGGCCCTGCTGCTCACATCCCTGATAGCTGAGCTGGGGATTCTCATCGCCTCCCTTGACCTGGTGGCTCCGATCCTCACAAT GTTCTTCCTGATGTGCTACCTGTTTGTGAATCTGGCCTGTGCGCTCCAGACCCTCCTGAGGACGCCGAACTGGAGGCCCCGCTTCAACTACTACCACTG GTCCTTGTCGTTTTTGGGGATGTCCATCTGCCTGGCTCTGATGTTCATATCCTCCTGGTACTATGcgattgttgccatggtgattgcGGGAATGATCTACAAGTACATCGAGTACCACGG AGCGGAGAAGGAGTGGGGGGACGGGATCCGCGGCCTCTCCCTCAGCGCTGCCCGCTACGCCCTCCTGAGGTTGGAGGAGGGGCCGCCACACACCAAAAACTGGAG GCcgcaggttctggttctgctcaaACTGGACGAGGACGCCCACGTCAAGTCTCCCCGCCTGCTGACGTTCGCCAGCCAGCTGAAGGCGGGGAAGGGCCTGACCATCGTTGGCACGGTCGTGTGCGGAAACTTCCTGCAAAGCTACGGAGAAGCCCTCGCCGCcgagcag ACGCTGAAGATCCTGATGGATAAGGAGCGCGTGAAGGGCTTCTACCAATGCATCGTGGCCCAGAAGCCGCGCGAGGGCATAAGTCACATGATCCAGTCCAGCGGGCTGGGGGGCATGAAGCCCAACACGGTGGTGATGGGCTGGCCTCACGCCTGGCGGCAGAGCGAGGACCCTCAAGCGTGGAAGACCTTCATCA ACACGGTGCGGGTGACCACGGCAGCCCACCTCGCCCTGCTGGTGCCCAAAAACATCTCTCTGTTCCCCGGGAACAGCGAGCCCTGCGCCGAAGGCTACGTCGACGTCTGGTGGATCGTCCACGACGGGgggatgctgatgctgctgccctTCCTGCTGAGGCAGCACAag GTGTGGCGTAAGTGCGGGATGCGAATCTTCACCGTGGCCCAGATGGAGGATAATTCCATCCAGATGAAGAAGGATCTGGCAACCTTTCTCTATCACCTGCGCATCGAGGCTGAGGTGGAAGTCGTTGAGATG CATGACAGCGACATCAGCGCGTACACCTACGAGAGGACCCTGATGATGGAGCAGAGGTCTCAGATGCTCAGGCAGATGCGCCTCTCGAAATCGGACCGGGAGAAAGAG CGAGTGCGCTGGAGTTTCGATGATGTAAGTTGGCTGGATGTAGCGATGTAGAGCGTCGG GGTCAACACGCCAGATGTCTCCAGGGGACACGAGGACGGACAGGAACAGGGACAAGGA GCCCAGCTGGTGAAAGACCGCAACTCCATGCTGCGCCTGACGAGCATCGGCtccgacgacgacgacgacacgGACGGCGGCGAGCGAGACAGGCCggccggcggcgccggcggcggaAGCTCGGAGCATCATCGAAGGGTTCAGATGACCTGGACCAAAGAGAAGGCGTCGCAGAACAGAGCCACGCACTCGGGCTGTTCCACGCCCGAAGGCTTCAGAGACATGCTCAGCATCAGGcc GGACCACTCCAACGTCAGGCGGATGCACACCGCCATCAAGCTCAACGAGGTCATCGTCAACAAATCCCACGATGCCAGGCTGGTCCTGCTCAACATGCCGGGACCCC GGAACACGGAGGGGGATGAGAACT ACATGGAATTCCTGGAGGTTCTTACGGAAGGGTTGGAGCGCGTCCTGTTGGTCAGAGGTGGAGGAAGTGAAGTCATCACCAtctactcctga
- the emc4 gene encoding ER membrane protein complex subunit 4: protein MASPGRQGGGGGGGGGAGALSTRGGGGARRMKWALELSLGNTRSRDRQGGQGDAVYPIGYSEKPVPDTSIQETDKNLVEKRCWDVALGPLKQIPMNLFIMYMSGNTISIFPIMMVCMMAWRPIQALMSMSATFKLLESSSQQWLQGLVYLVGNLLGSALAIYKCQSMGLLPTHSSDWLAFIEPPQRMEILGGGMLL, encoded by the exons ATGGCATCTCCGGGGAGacaaggtggaggaggaggaggaggaggaggagctggagcgctGTCAACAAGAGGAGGCGGTGGGGCCAGGAGGATGAAGTGGGCCCTGGAGTTGAGCTTGGGTAACACCAG GAGTCGTGACCGACAGGGTGGTCAAGGAGACGCCGTTTACCCCATCGGTTACTCCGAGAAACCTGTTCCCGACACCAGCATCCAGGAGACGGACAAGAACCTGGTGGAGAAG CGCTGCTGGGACGTGGCTCTCGGGCCCCTGAAACAGATTCCCATGAACCTGTTCATCATGTACATGTCGGGCAACACCATCTCCATCTTCCCCATCATGATGGTCTGCATGATGGCCTGGAGGCCCATACAGGCACTCATGTCCATGTCTGCCA CTTTCAAGCTGTTGGAGAGCTCCAGTCAGCAGTGGCTTCAGGGCCTCGTCTACCTGGTTGGTAATCTCCTGGGCTCAGCATTGGCCATCTACAAGTGTCAGTCAATGGGACTTCTCCCTACGCActcgtctgattggctggctttCATAGAACCGCCTCAG AGGATGGAGATCCTGGGCGGAGGGATGCTGTTGTGA
- the LOC137911727 gene encoding macrophage mannose receptor 1-like, whose amino-acid sequence MDRLTVFFTGIFLMLQITGLAGSTSRQYHFIDAPMSWTDASQYCRTKHTDLASVDDKNEHHSLVTAIGATDENFVWIGLEKAPAEWWIWSDGIGEVLLHEWDIEKHLGDCTIMAPNIDWFANHCDKEMAFLCYGYDSQGDIEYFLQTVGRTWQRAQSYCRQHHVDLVSASTKQQNENIQAAGEGSIIWIGLFRDYWVWSDGRHTSFRNWVENYPENVNDHNCTMISVADQYKWKDGACEAPHPFVCHGALKSKITVVKVKMTSAVNLNLPSVSDSMLQQIQARLEEQGVTDIKIKWRAAEGEQIFDCQNEDG is encoded by the exons ATGGATCGTCTCACCGTCTTTTTtacag GTATTTTCCTGATGCTTCAGATAACTGGACTTGCAG GCTCCACGAGCCGTCAGTACCACTTCATAGACGCCCCCATGTCGTGGACAGACGCTTCCCAGTACTGCCGGACGAAACACACCGACCTGGCGTCGGTGGACGACAAGAACGAGCACCACAGCCTGGTGACGGCCATCGGCGCCACGGACGAGAACTTCGTCTGGATTGGCTTGGAAAAGGCGCCGGCAGAGTGGTGGATTTGGTCCGATGGCATCGGTGAAGTCTTACTTCACGAGTGGGATATAGAGAAACATTTAGGGGACTGTACGATTATGGCACCAAACATTGACTGGTTTGCCAACCACTGCGACAAAGAGATGGCCTTCCTCTGCTACGGTT ATGACAGCCAAGGGGACATAGAGTATTTCCTGCAAACCGTAGGACGAACATGGCAACGTGCTCAGAGCTACTGCAGACAGCATCACGTCGACCTGGTCAGCGCGTCCACCAAACAACAGAATGAGAACATCCAGGCGGCCGGCGAGGGCTCCATCATTTGGATCGGGCTGTTCAGAGACTACTGGGTGTGGTCCGACGGAAGACACACCTCTTTCAGGAACTGGGTGGAGAACTATCCAGAAAACGTCAACGATCACAACTGCACCATGATCAGTGTGGCTGACCAATACAAATGGAAGGACGGCGCTTGTGAGGCTCCGCATCCTTTTGTCTGCCATGGCG CTCTGAAAAGCAAGATAACTGTGGTGAAAGTGAAAATGACATCCGCGGTAAATCTCAACCTTCCGTCGGTGAGCGATTCgatgctgcagcag ATTCAGGCCCGGCTGGAAGAACAGGGCGTGACGGATATTAAAATCAAGTGGCGCGCTGCCGAAGGCGAACAGATCTTTGATTGCCAAAACGAAG ATGGGTGA
- the lpcat4 gene encoding lysophospholipid acyltransferase LPCAT4, with translation MERHDSKCATPQYPHPFIHRLKLTRAQKIRGVILGCVFFPLRVTLAALCFLVAWPIARLRLAGLSEDECSRPVKGWRRWLFHPIVWLLSRGAFFFLGFLWVKVKGRRADLKEAPVLVAAPHSGYLDMLVLLPAQLATVVLRSENSRLPVIGALLEFNQAVLVSRKDPESRKKAVSQVTERLTSNGYWPQMLMFPEGTTTNGSVLIKFKPGAFLAGVPVQPVVLHYPNELDTVRWTYKGTTWMDSLWHTATQLYTNMTVEFLPVYSPSEEEKKDPNLYANNVQKLMAKALGIPATDDVMEGGIPVSKLGGLSLPLESPARETLSLLYRNGLEAHEVEAALDRMLDRCRSGSFFGVDVDDLASTLGLTDRQAAVTVCGLYAKDETVDLRQIYVSVAALSGLVSFRSLLHTAFALLDSEGRGSLSPEELSDLMGALLGVPQLDTAQLYAEASRQGQLTEEHLLSVLTTHPVYQKVVEYMEPEEAGSPPANGKVVNNNSDKSLHYKKFE, from the exons ATGGAGAGACACGACAGTAAATGCGCCACCCCGCAGTATCCGCATCCGTTCATTCACAGGCTGAAGCTGACAAGGGCACAGAAGATAAGG GGCGTCATCCTGGGCTGCGTGTTCTTCCCGCTACGCGTCACCTTGGCGGCTCTTTGCTTCCTGGTCGCGTGGCCGATTGCCAGGCTGCGATTGGCCGGCCTGTCCGAAGACGAATGCTCCAGGCCGGTCAAAGGCTGGCGCCGTTGGCTCTTCCACCCGATCGTCTGGCTGCTGAGCCGAGGCGCCTTCTTCTTTCTGGGATTCCTGTGggtgaaggtcaaaggtcgcaggGCAGACCTGAAGGAGGCTCCGGTGTTGGTGGCGGCACCTCACAGCGGCTACCTGGACATGCTGGTTTTGCTGCCCGCCCAGTTGGCGACGGTGGTGTTGCGTTCGGAGAACTCGCGACTGCCGGTCATAGGAG cCCTGCTGGAGTTCAACCAGGCCGTTCTTGTGAGCCGAAAGGATCCGGAGTCGAGGAAAAAGGCCGTTTCTCAGGTCACAGAGAGGCTGACCTCCAATGGCTACTGGCCTCAG ATGCTGATGTTTCCTGAGGGAACCACGACCAACGGCAGCGTTCTCATCAAATTCAAACCGG GTGCATTCCTCGCTGGAGTCCCGGTGCAGCCTGTTGTGCTGCATTACCCCAACGAACTG GATACTGTTCGCTGGACATACAAAGGAACAACTTG GATGGATTCTCTGTGGCACACCGCGACGCAGCTGTACACCAACATGACTGTTGAG TTCCTGCCGGTTTACAGCCCTtctgaggaagaaaagaaagatccCAACCTGTACGCCAACAATGTTCAGAAACTCATGGCCAA GGCCCTCGGGATCCCGGCTACAGATGACGTAATGGAGGGGGGGATTCCTGTCAGTAAGCTGGGGGGTCTGTCGCTCCCACTGGAGTCACCTGCCAGAGAAACACTTTCGTTGTTGTACAGAAACGG CCTGGAAGCGCATGAAGTGGAGGCTGCGCTGGACCGAATGCTTGATCGATGTCGGTCGGGGTCATTCTTCGGGGTCGACGTGGACGACCTCGCTTCAACGCTCGGGCTGACCGATCGACAGGCTGCCGTCACTGTCTGCGGCCTCTACGCCAAG gATGAAACCGTCGATCTCAGACAGATCTACGTCAGTGTGGCTGCCCTCTCGGGATTGGTCAGCTTCCGGTCGCTGCTACATACGGCCTTCGCC CTTTTAGACAGCGAGGGGAGAGGAAGTCTGAGTCCGGAGGAGCTGTCTGACCTCATGGGGGCGCTGCTCGGCGTTCCTCAACTCGACACCGCTCAGCTTTACGCTGAGGCCTCAAGGCAAGGCCAGCTGACTGAAG AACATCTGCTGAGCGTGCTGACGACTCACCCGGTTTACCAGAAAGTAGTGGAGTACATGGAGCCAGAAGAGGCGGGCTCTCCGCCAGCCAATGGGAAGGTTGTGAACAACAACAGCGACAAGTCTCTCCACTATAAGAAGTTTGAATGA